A region of Pyxidicoccus parkwaysis DNA encodes the following proteins:
- a CDS encoding ThiF family adenylyltransferase, with amino-acid sequence MALREDQILRYSRQILLREVGGRGQEALLAVPARVDATGASGMTAAAYLAGSGTPVAGLGALTLGPWAPGFLVPAEAVGRPAVEALAEAVPQFNPDAVGSTRGGGLVAELPSGWSGDAPWVALGGDGMRAAVVFRSADGCVWCFGETVRHLVQPPDGALGVALGALGALVFQRLRLGLGPALGGRWLAAPGVVEEMEVRKCARCAGSPGPSRP; translated from the coding sequence ATGGCGCTGCGAGAAGATCAGATCCTCCGCTACTCCCGGCAGATCCTCTTGCGCGAGGTGGGCGGACGCGGACAGGAAGCACTGCTGGCAGTCCCGGCGCGCGTGGATGCCACCGGTGCCTCGGGGATGACGGCCGCGGCGTACCTCGCCGGGAGCGGCACGCCGGTGGCGGGCCTGGGTGCGTTGACGCTCGGCCCCTGGGCGCCCGGCTTCCTCGTGCCGGCGGAGGCCGTGGGTCGCCCCGCGGTGGAGGCCCTGGCTGAGGCGGTGCCCCAATTCAACCCGGACGCGGTTGGATCCACGCGGGGTGGGGGACTGGTGGCGGAGTTGCCCTCCGGCTGGAGCGGTGACGCCCCCTGGGTGGCCCTGGGCGGCGACGGCATGCGCGCGGCCGTCGTCTTCCGGAGCGCCGACGGCTGCGTCTGGTGCTTCGGCGAGACGGTGCGGCACCTCGTCCAGCCCCCGGATGGTGCGCTGGGAGTGGCGCTGGGAGCGCTGGGGGCGCTCGTCTTCCAGCGGCTGCGGCTGGGCCTGGGGCCCGCGCTGGGCGGCCGCTGGCTGGCGGCCCCTGGAGTCGTGGAAGAGATGGAGGTGCGGAAGTGTGCCCGGTGCGCCGGGAGCCCGGGGCCGTCCCGGCCGTGA
- a CDS encoding sulfurtransferase TusA family protein produces the protein MSDVRATLDITREVCPMTYVRTKLKLESLEPGALLEVVLRGTEPLKNVPRNARDEGHEVVSLEPRPDGTHVLLLRKQGR, from the coding sequence ATGTCCGACGTGAGGGCCACGCTCGACATCACCCGCGAGGTCTGCCCGATGACCTACGTTCGCACCAAGCTGAAGCTGGAGTCGCTGGAGCCGGGCGCGCTCTTGGAGGTGGTCCTCCGGGGCACCGAGCCGCTGAAGAACGTGCCCCGCAACGCGCGCGACGAGGGACACGAGGTCGTCTCCCTGGAGCCGCGCCCCGACGGGACGCACGTGCTGCTCCTTCGCAAGCAGGGACGGTGA
- the larE gene encoding ATP-dependent sacrificial sulfur transferase LarE, protein MLSPERIQSLCESSRPKLEAMRAALRAQGSALVAFSGGVDSTFVLKVAVEELGERALALTALSASVAPEEAQEARELAERIGARHVVVGSNELANPQYAANPTNRCYFCKTELYDLCEARRKELGLAVVLDGFNADDFKDHRPGHKAAQEHKVVSPLAQAGLTKEEIRAWSQSLGLPTWDKPQMACLASRIPYGTAVTRDRLLQIAAAESELRKLGFRQFRVRYHQEVARLEVAAEEYERFLAVDVRQKVNAAFLALGFKFVALDLEPFRSGRMNEAAGVARPAASGKTEGFSLPVVS, encoded by the coding sequence ATGCTGAGCCCAGAGAGAATCCAGAGCCTGTGTGAGTCCTCGCGCCCGAAGCTGGAGGCCATGCGTGCGGCGCTGCGCGCCCAGGGCAGTGCGCTGGTGGCGTTCTCCGGAGGTGTGGACTCCACCTTCGTGCTGAAGGTGGCGGTGGAGGAATTGGGCGAGCGGGCGCTGGCGCTCACCGCGCTGTCCGCGTCCGTGGCGCCCGAGGAGGCTCAGGAGGCGAGGGAGCTCGCGGAGCGCATTGGAGCCCGGCACGTGGTGGTGGGGAGCAACGAATTGGCCAATCCGCAGTACGCGGCCAACCCCACCAACCGGTGCTACTTCTGCAAGACGGAGCTGTACGACCTCTGCGAGGCCCGCCGGAAGGAGCTGGGGCTGGCGGTGGTGCTGGACGGCTTCAACGCGGACGACTTCAAGGACCACCGGCCCGGCCACAAGGCGGCGCAGGAGCACAAGGTGGTGTCTCCGCTGGCGCAGGCGGGGCTGACGAAGGAGGAGATTCGCGCCTGGAGCCAGTCGCTGGGGCTGCCCACCTGGGACAAGCCGCAGATGGCGTGCCTGGCGTCGCGGATTCCGTACGGCACGGCGGTGACGCGGGACAGGCTCCTGCAGATTGCCGCCGCCGAGTCCGAGCTGCGCAAGCTGGGCTTCCGTCAGTTCCGGGTGCGCTACCACCAGGAGGTGGCGCGGCTGGAGGTGGCGGCCGAGGAGTACGAGCGCTTCCTGGCCGTGGACGTGCGGCAGAAGGTCAACGCGGCGTTCCTGGCGCTGGGGTTCAAGTTCGTGGCGCTGGATTTGGAGCCGTTCCGCTCGGGCCGCATGAACGAGGCGGCCGGTGTGGCGCGGCCGGCGGCTTCCGGCAAGACGGAGGGCTTCTCCCTTCCGGTGGTGAGCTGA
- a CDS encoding Mov34/MPN/PAD-1 family protein, which yields MIRWPEPGWPQGVRDAVVRHLEASYPHEGCGVVLRARDEGAWRVRPLRNVSISPRTAYAFAPEEWLAVSLEADARGERVVCVFHSHVEAPATFSLEDSLRAAPEGLPLLPGVSYLIGSVHRGCVTCVSEYEWEGGVFRLREA from the coding sequence GTGATCCGCTGGCCCGAGCCCGGCTGGCCGCAGGGTGTCCGCGACGCGGTGGTGCGCCACCTGGAGGCTTCGTACCCGCACGAGGGCTGCGGCGTCGTGTTGCGGGCCCGTGACGAGGGCGCCTGGCGCGTCCGCCCGCTGCGCAACGTGTCCATCTCGCCCCGCACCGCCTACGCCTTCGCCCCCGAGGAGTGGCTGGCCGTCTCTCTCGAGGCGGACGCACGGGGAGAGCGTGTGGTGTGCGTATTCCACTCTCACGTGGAAGCCCCTGCCACGTTCTCCCTGGAAGACTCCCTCCGAGCAGCCCCGGAAGGTCTGCCGCTGCTACCCGGAGTTTCCTACCTCATCGGATCCGTACACCGAGGCTGTGTTACCTGCGTGTCGGAGTACGAGTGGGAGGGGGGCGTTTTCAGGCTCAGAGAGGCCTGA
- the cysC gene encoding adenylyl-sulfate kinase, whose amino-acid sequence MAPNTGFTLWLTGMSGTGKSTTAAYIAARLRQVGRNVEILDEGELGEALWAGLSDAKDDRITVVKRLGFVANLLTRNGVAALVPCVSPYKAGREENRRSIGRYVEVYVDCPTETLIERDSTGRYKKALNGEIPNFIGITEPYEPPNSPEVTIHSDTESIEDGAAKIFQSLLDLGYMTTEELKIITGKKMKANPLPAKGEKPEKAEKGAAKADKGAKARRGDEARPAAKAPKADKGAKARPATRAARVAKPAAAAKKPAKNKAR is encoded by the coding sequence ATGGCCCCCAACACTGGTTTCACCCTCTGGCTGACCGGCATGTCCGGGACCGGGAAGAGCACGACGGCTGCCTACATCGCGGCGCGCCTGCGGCAGGTTGGCCGCAACGTGGAGATCCTCGACGAGGGCGAGCTCGGCGAGGCGCTCTGGGCGGGTCTGAGTGACGCGAAGGATGACCGCATCACGGTGGTGAAGCGGCTCGGCTTCGTGGCGAATCTCCTGACCCGGAACGGCGTGGCCGCGCTGGTGCCCTGCGTGAGCCCCTACAAGGCGGGCCGCGAGGAGAACCGCCGCAGCATCGGCCGCTACGTTGAAGTCTACGTGGACTGCCCGACGGAGACGCTCATCGAGCGCGACTCCACGGGTCGCTACAAGAAGGCGCTCAACGGGGAGATCCCCAACTTCATCGGCATCACCGAGCCGTACGAGCCGCCCAACTCGCCGGAGGTGACCATCCACTCCGACACCGAGTCGATCGAGGACGGCGCGGCGAAGATCTTCCAGTCGCTCCTGGACCTTGGCTACATGACCACGGAGGAGCTGAAGATCATCACCGGCAAGAAGATGAAGGCCAACCCGCTGCCGGCGAAGGGCGAGAAGCCCGAGAAGGCGGAGAAGGGCGCGGCCAAGGCGGACAAGGGCGCCAAGGCGCGTCGCGGTGACGAGGCCCGTCCGGCGGCCAAGGCGCCGAAGGCGGACAAGGGCGCCAAGGCGCGTCCGGCCACGCGCGCGGCCCGGGTGGCCAAGCCGGCGGCCGCCGCCAAGAAGCCCGCGAAGAACAAGGCCCGCTGA
- a CDS encoding MoaD/ThiS family protein — protein sequence MATIRIPTPMRTFTRNQSEVTASGATVREVLKDLDARFPGIGARVLDERGAVRRYVNVFLNDEDIRALRELDTPVADTDRLTLIPAMAGG from the coding sequence ATGGCGACCATCCGCATTCCGACCCCGATGCGCACCTTCACGCGCAACCAGTCCGAGGTGACGGCCTCCGGCGCAACCGTGCGCGAGGTGCTGAAGGACCTGGACGCGCGCTTCCCCGGCATTGGCGCCCGCGTCCTCGATGAGCGCGGCGCCGTGCGCCGCTACGTCAACGTCTTCCTCAACGACGAGGACATCCGCGCCCTGCGCGAGTTGGACACGCCGGTGGCGGACACCGACAGGCTCACCCTCATCCCCGCCATGGCGGGAGGCTGA